The following is a genomic window from Halorubellus sp. JP-L1.
CGCGTTCAGTCGCCTCCGCGAGCACGGCGGCGCGGACCGGTCGGTGCTCCTCCTCCCGGCGTTCTGCAGTTCGGACTTCGCGGACGCCGCCGACGGCGTCGGCCTCGACGTCCGCCGGTACGACGTCGACCCGCGGACGCTCGCCGCCGACCTCGAGTCGCTCCGGGCCGCCCTCGGCGAGGACGTCCTCGCCGTCGTCGCGGTGAACGTCCTCGGGTTCGGGTCCGACATGACCGCACTCGAATCGATCTGTACGGAATCCGACGCCGCGCTCGTCGAGGCGCTCGGGTACGCGCTCGGCGCCAGCTACGACGGGCGTCCGCTCGGGACGTTCGGTGACCTGTCGGTCGTTAACTTCCAGCAGGGCAAACCCATCCCGGTCGGCGGCGGGATGGTCCTCAGCCAGCGTTCGGACTGCTCGTTCTCGGACGCCGGCCGCGAGCAGAGTGCGCCGAACGTCGCCGCGCTCACCGGGTACGCCCTCTGCTCTCGTCCTCGACCGTACTACGCGTACTCGCGGATCGCTCCCGCACTCGCTCGCGTCCTCGGCGGGACCGACGAACTCACCACCCACCCCGGGTCGAAGTTCGACGTCGCCTACGGCGAGCACTCCCCGACGATGTCGGACTTCCAGGGCGCGATCGCGGGCCGGGTCTTCGACAGGCTCCCGGAGACCCGACGCGATCGCGCCGCGACCGCTCGCGCGTACGCCGACGCCTTCGAGGGGTACGAGCACGTCCGCGGCATCCAGCCCATCGATGGACTCGAAGGGCACCAATGGGTGCGGTATCCGCTGGTCGTCTCCTCGAACGAGCTCCGCGCGGAGATCAAGCGGACGCTCGCGAAGCACGGCGTCCAGGCGCCGCTGCTGTACAACTGGCCGAAAGTCCGCGGGCGCGAGTTCCCTGGCGCGCGAGCACTCCAGCGCCGCATCCTCCCACTGCCGACGCATCCGTTCGTCGACGACGACGACGTCCATCGGATCGTCGCAATCGTTCATCACGTCGCGCACGAGTACGAGAACCGCATTTGAGATCGCAGGAGCACCCGGTAGCGACAATCTGCATGTGGCACCACTGCCGTAGGTGACGCGTTACTATTGAGTCGGTTCGTCTTCGTCGAACCATGCAAGACGGAGACGCTACAGTGGGGTCCGCGGTCGTCCCGGCCGTGAACGCCGCGCACGCGGCGGTGGTGCTTCGATCGCTCGGTCGTCGTGGCGTGCACACGATTGCAGCGGCCGAGAACGAGCACTCGCCCGCGCTCTGGTCGCGGTTCTGCGACGAACGCGTGGCCGTCCCGCACCCAGGGACCGACGCGACCGGATACGCCGCCGCGCTCCTTTCGCTCGCCCGCCGGGACGACGTCGAGACCATCGTCCCGCTCCGGGAGGAGGACGTGTACGCGCTCTCGCATCGGGCCTCCGCGTTCGACGAGCACGTCGAGGTTCTGTGGCCGTCCTCGGAGTCCCTGACGGCCGTCCAC
Proteins encoded in this region:
- a CDS encoding DegT/DnrJ/EryC1/StrS family aminotransferase, which produces MAMDEDATRTTTTGRSHPARDPPDSPAVRELATALTPVTAGDLLAGIVGQAGGRGRDAFVDAVKSHLGASSAATYCSYRRALGAAFSRLREHGGADRSVLLLPAFCSSDFADAADGVGLDVRRYDVDPRTLAADLESLRAALGEDVLAVVAVNVLGFGSDMTALESICTESDAALVEALGYALGASYDGRPLGTFGDLSVVNFQQGKPIPVGGGMVLSQRSDCSFSDAGREQSAPNVAALTGYALCSRPRPYYAYSRIAPALARVLGGTDELTTHPGSKFDVAYGEHSPTMSDFQGAIAGRVFDRLPETRRDRAATARAYADAFEGYEHVRGIQPIDGLEGHQWVRYPLVVSSNELRAEIKRTLAKHGVQAPLLYNWPKVRGREFPGARALQRRILPLPTHPFVDDDDVHRIVAIVHHVAHEYENRI